A window of Purpureocillium takamizusanense chromosome 13, complete sequence genomic DNA:
TTTTTTCGCTTGCCCCTCGTGGTCGCTTGGCTAAATCTGGGCGCTTGGTTGTGCAGCACAGTCGCCCATCCCTCTCAAGGCAAGGCTCAATGTGCCGAGTGTGTTGGGTGACAAGACTTGGGGAAACTCTCCCGTCATACTAGAAGCAAGTCAGCCAGCCACCCGCCAAGCCGGACAATAACGTTGTTGCCCCGCGTACTTGGCAAGCCCATTGAGGCATCGATCGCTCACTGCGGGGGGTGGGGGTAGATCCCGtcttgatgatgacgatccccccctctcccccccggtggcggcggaggtggccgtggccgtcctTTCGCGTGCGTTCTGTACGCGTAAGCCTAAGCCCAAGCCCAAAACCATTGAAGATCATTTTACACGCACCGCGCGGCGCTGGGTTcatttatttatttatttgCGGGTCTCCGGGCCGTCGCGCAGTCTGGTGCCAGCCTCCCAGCGTTCGGACGTCCGAGCCGAGTCGAACGCGCCATGCACCATCTTCAAAGCGACAACATGGCATTCTGTGAAAATATTTTCGGTCCACTGACAATAATGCACGAATTCGCCGTCTCGTATTTACGCACCCGACGTGTGTGATGATGCAAGATGGCTGCATTGAACAAACCCGAGCGTGTCTCATCCctcggcggtgctgctgctggtcggtTGGCGCCTCGAATCGGCGCTCATGTTGTGTTGCGGTGACTGATATACTTTGTTTATATAAGGCCCAATGCATCGCGGGTTTCTCAGAGCGTGGCAGCCGCATCAACTTGTCCTCTTAAGCCGTCTAAGCAAGCTCTCATATTCTTGTCGCCCTCGAATGTTATCTACTTGACCGCACAGTTGCTGCGTACATACACGCACATATACACCGACCACGACCTCAACCGagaacaacaacaccagAATCGTGCCCATTCACCAACCCACCGCCCGTCATGTCCACCGCAGGGGGATACGCAACCGCTCTCGTCGCAGCCGCAAGCGCCACgctcctccttgtcgccTACCGCGACTACCGCGCATACATCGCCTTGGGCCCCCACGGCCTCCCAGACACCCTCTGGGGCTGGTACACGCAGCTTAAGCTTTCTCGATATGCTCGCAAGGACACGACAGTCCCCGCGCCGTACGACATCGAAGCCGAAAAGGAGCGCTACGGCCCGCATGCCACCGAAAGCTTCCTTCAAGATAGCAGCAGCCTCCGGCAGCTGCGACGCGGCGTCCGGCCGACCATTCCGGGCTtcgtcgcgccgcagcggcagttGAGCGCCCTGGCGTCCCCCGAGATGAAGGAGCAGATGAACGACTTCCTGCGCGCCCTGGTGGCGGCCAACCCCGCCGTGCTGCAGCACGAGCTCTCCGTGCTCGAGGGTCTCGTTCCCGCCGTGCAGCTCAAGAGCCatcttggcgtcgccgccaggccggTGTTTTTGAAAGCGACAAAGGGCGAGATGATCCACGTCCACCCCCCGGACGGCAGCACGCACCTTACGCTGTCGCTGGCCGACTCTAGGTCCGTCATTGAGCAGGGTTGGGGCCAGCGGCATAGGCTgagcggcgggctgctcgGCTGGGGATACACCCTGGTTTACGCCCCGCGCGATGAGCGCGAGTTTGACGTCTGGAAGGGCCTCGTttgggctgcggcgcggtATTGCTGCGCTGGCATCCAGGAGTTGAAGCACCCTTGACGCGTTGTCTGGCCCAACTAAAGGCCATCTCCTTGCGCTCTTCTGTACATTTTGCGTGGTTTGCATCGGGTTGTATTACTTAATTAGCAACTCGTGTATTTTTATCTGAGAAAAGGGCTGTTAAGGTTCAGCGTAGACAGTGAGCACTGTGCGGACGGTTCAATGACAGGCCATCATTGCAAAGTTAGCCATCCGGCATCAAGGGCTTCCAGCCATCAAGTGTGGTGCCACATGTCACGTCTCTTGCCCTGCTGCATAACGGCGAACCAGTTGAAGGCCATCAGCTCCCGCCATTGCATACAATGCACTTCTGCGTCGCTCATGAAGGTTGCTGACGTCGCATCACATGCAAGCCTCGCTGAGAAGGTGCATCAAGCACGACGTGCTGTCCCGGCACTTGCCACCACGTTTTTTTTTAGGTGACCGTTCCAGAGGCTATTCTCGGCTCATGGGTGACTACTGAAGCCTCTTTTGTTGAAGGGATTCCATCGAGCGAATAAAGCAGCGCGGTTGTAAGTAGCCGCGGCTGAGATGCGGATAAGACCCCAGTGATGTGATGTGCCGTTGCATCATCCGCTATGGAGCCACCGCAGTCTCTATTTaccgtcgacgagacgaAAAGGCCACCGAAAAGGGCACATAAGCCGGATTTTTCGCACCAACCAGCGGCCGCACCTGCTTCTGTCAGAGTGAGCACCAAATGATCAAGCCCAGCTGGGTCGAACTGATGCTCGTCAGGGTAGCATCACAGGTGGGACGGCAATTCGGCACCGCCGTGAGACCGCGCCTACGGGCTCACGTGCGAGGCGTAGGGCTGAATCAGCGAAATCCGAGACCGAGTCCCCTCCGTAGGTATTTCCCACCAACCAAGTTCAAGACGGTGACGGCTGAGAGGCGGAGTCGCGATGCCAATTATGGCCGCGGCTGTCAGCGTGCGGTATGATCGGTATGGGGTTGCCCATGGAGGGGGATGCGAGTCTAGAAcggagcgggcggccactacgtacatacatgtgCCGGCACTAAACATGATGTGGTGGCTGCGTGTCGGCCCGCTTCCGGGTCTAGGGACTCGTTCCTGACGGACGTCGCAGTGGCTTCTGGTTGTGATGGCTGCCGCATGATGATGCCCATCGATGTGGAATCAAGTATGTAACACCGTTGCAGGGCGGCATATGTCCacacgtacagtatacagtacTTCGTGTATATAAGAAGCATATTCCATCCGCTCGGTAAGGCACATGAAGGAGACAGCAACACCAGACAACTCAAAACCACCTCCCCCATCTTGATAGTTTGATCAACATCCAGCCCGTCACCATGAAGACCGCAGCGTACATCGGAtccctcctcctgctcggcgccaggcacgtcctcgccaacaACGCCATCCCCGGCAGCGCCttcaccaacaacaacggcctcgccgccgccgaggccgccgcgcccatgTGGTACATGGCCTCGGGGACGtgcatgccgtcggcggccgaggacgggcagggccACCAGACCAACGGCGTGGACCCGGACAACTGCAACATCGGCAAGCTGGGCCACGGGtgcccgccccagccgcagTGGCAGGGCGCAAACACCTTCTACGGCAACGTCGCGGGGGAGCCGTTCGGTACGATCCCCACGTACTGGAAGGtggcgcggtgcggcggcaaCTGGAAGATCATCTACTACGTGTACTTTAAGAAGGACACGGGCCACAAGAGCGACTGGGAGGGCATCGTGGTGACGTTTCGCAGCAACGGAGGTGACCAGTGGATTCGCGACTCGGTCACGATGGAGCAGGGTGAGTGATGTCTCTTGCACAGCTGGACTGACTTTACATGTACCGTGAGCCAGGATGATGTTCCAGTCGCTAACGAGAGCATTATAGACGGACACCACAAGACTATCGGCTGGGGCGACATCAACGACACGTTTGACAGGTACGTCCATGTTCAGTCCCGACTCTTGGATACTTGTCTTCCTTCATGTTTCGTTGTTATGTGGCAACGCAATCGAACGAGTCGAGCTAAATCGAGCTAACCGACGCATTGACACCCAGCACCAACGACTGGCAAAACTTCCAGCAAAAGAACCGCGACCACGGCAAGTTCTACTTTGGCAAGTGGCACCACTCGGTGCACCAGGACTGGCACACCAACACCTTCAAGAACACGTGCCCCCCGACGTCCAACGACGACTTCCGCAACGCCGACTACCAGTTCTGGGCCAGGAACAACCTGCGCCCCGTGTCCGTGCTGAACCCGGGCTGGAAATGGGGCAAGGCTACGTCGCCTGCCAACATTGACATTTGCTCGTATTAAGGGGCCGGTGACGTGTGGTGTGGAAGAGAGGATGAGAGCATTGGAGTATGCTGGCGTCTGGTCTAGGGCACattgggaggggggagggcgtCGCGTGTATGAGATACTATCTGAACATAGGTtgagaggcaggcagggcctTGTTCCGACTACCGCTGAGTTGTTGATGGAGCACCCACAATGTCCGGCTCATTCTATATTCAGGAACTGCAAACGTTCTCCCAACGCCGCATCGTCTACCCGCGTCACTATGTCTTGTTCTGTCTGTCCTGGTGAATAATGTCCGCAGCTTGAAGCGCCAAAGCGTACACGGCCACCTGAAGATGACCCGTGATCGGCACTGGAAAGACGGACGCGTCCACGACTCGTAGCCTGTCCACGCCCTCGACTCGGAGATTCGAGTCCACGACCTTGCCCATTGCCGCAGTGCCCATCGCATGGTAGCACGACCTAGCTTACAGTCAGTGTCCGTTCGCGTACTCGGAGAGAGAGTAGCATACCCAGTTCCCGCGGCGATCCTCCCGTCGATAAACCCATCGGTCGACTCCGGGGTGAGCACCCCATCATCAAAGCCCGGAGCGCCCATCTCCCCGCTGAGAATCTCCCGACCGAGCACCGTATCAGAGCTCCCAGCCAGACGGATCTGCTGACGCACGCCATCCCGAGCAACGAACCTATCCACCGCGGTCCCCAAGAAATTCGGATCGATGCGCGGCGCCTCGTTGATGTCAGCAGACGCGAGCGTCACCGTCCCGCGCGCCGTCGGTAGCAAGTTCACGTGAAGCAGCCCAATCGCCGACCCGTCCGGCGCGCCTGCGTAAATCATGAGATGTTCGTTGAACGCGCGCTCTTGCTTGAGCAGCGGATGCGTCGCCGGGTCTGGCGCCAtcccctcgtccgcctcgatGGCTTTGGCCAGCCCGGCCTTGTCCCGAACcccggtggtgacgacgaagTCGATGGGCTGGCCCCAGCGGAACTGCTCCTGCTGGAACAGCGGGTTGGATGAGCCGAGGGCGTGCCCGGCGGATGGGTCCTTGAGCTTCCAGGCCGTGGCGAGCAGGGTGTGGTCGCACAGGTTCTTGCCCACGTCTGGCGAGTCCAGCGCGACGTCAATGCCGTGTTTGCGTAGCTCGGACGCGGGTCCAATGCCGGAAAGCATGAGGATCTGTGGCGTGCGCGTTGCTCCAGCTGTGATAATCACTTCCCTTGCTTGAATCTGCGTTCTGTCTGCGAGCTGGACGCCTGTCGCGTGGAGACCACCACCCTCCTTGTTGATGAGTATTTTAGCGACCAGTGTATCCGTCAATACCGTCACTCCGTCGAGCGGATAAACAACCGAGGCTATTtcgcgccggccgtcttGTCTGTTCTCCTGCAGTTCTGCGACGCCGAGAGAGGAGCCCGTGTTCCCATCGAGATTAGGCAGCGCTGGCACCCCAACCTCCTCCCACGACTTGAGGACGCTCGCCCGCAGCGGAAACGTTCGATTGGTGCCCGAAACTGTCTGGATGTGCACAGGCCCGGCGGTCCCTCGCTGCTCCGTATTGATAGCGTCGCTGTGCAGCGTCTCAGTCTGCTTCATGTATGGGAGCATACCAGCGTAGCTCCATCGTGGGTCGCGGACGGCTCCCCCCCAGAGATCGTAGTCGGTCCTGTCGCCTCGTATCCAACCGCCTTCGAGCGTATTTAGTCACGCGTGCACCCATTCGCACTTCATGGGCGTCGGAGGTGTTACATACACATGTtgatgacggtgccgcccCCAAGcgctcggccggcgggcatGTCGACGCTGCGGCCGCTCAGTCGCGCCTGGGGCACCGTCTTGTCTTTCCAATCATACGAGCCGCCGACAAGGTTCGTGGAACTCGCGTAGACAATGTCGCTTGCGTCGTTTGCGCTTGGACCGGCCTCGATGATGAGGATCTTGAGGGACGCGTCGAGCCGCACGAGGCTGCTTGCCAAGACGGTGGCGgagagcccgccgccgacgaggacgtaGTCCCATTGAGTGTCCGGCACTCCCATTGTGTGACGCGCAACGTGATTGGTATTAGCTGTGAACGGGGCCTGCGGTGGACTCGAAGCAAATGGCGATGTGTGCTGGGTTCAAGCGAGGTTCTGCAGTTGTGTCACGtcctggcggcgaggcacgACTGTTGGCCACTGAATGACGCCGCCACCTTGCTCAAAAGCGCATGGCTGTCATATATACACACTATCGGGTCCCAAGTAGCTGTCCATGCGCGCATAATGGCGTGTGCCCATTGATACTCTGCAACCCGCTCTAGTGTCTGATTCAGCAATCCTTCAGTCACTGACCTGCCAAGGTTGGGTCGCATGCATCAACACGACATCCTAGACTGTTCTGGTGCGGATTGTTAGTGCCCTGCGGCTCAAAAAGGCCAGCGCGAGCCGCATAAACCTGGCGCAAGTCGATCAACGTTGTAACTATTCACCACCATGTATTCATCCATGTGGAGAATGCACAACGGTGGCGCGCGATCCCTGAGGTCTAGGCAGTTCCTGAGTCGTGGTCCAACTGCCGTCCCGGCCTACTCACTGGTCACTTCGTCTTGACGGCCAGCCAACAGGCGtagccaacaacaccaacaatGGCAAGCACGACACCCCACCTAGATCCCGCCTCGACCAGTATCTGGCCCTCTAGGCCTTTAACCGCCTCAGCATCGTTGGCTCGCGGAAAGGGTTCGTCCGGGACGTCCATGTTGAGCACCTCGCAGAGGGGGCGCCAtccgtcgcgcagctccatCATGTGAAACTTGGGCGGCGGAGTCACCTCTCTGACGTAGTCGTTGTGCTCGTCCATGCGGTCTACAAAACAAAACCACCGTCAAGTCTCAACTCTCTGCAATCGGGCGGGATGAGAAGTATATGCGCGTTCCAATGGGACTTACTCTCAGTCATCGGCCCCCATTTCTCCTCCTGTCTGCGAGACTGCCTCAGCTGCCAGAACCTTTTTTACCCAAAGCCATAACGGCCCCCCCAAGGACTCGAAGGAAAACATACTGCTCTGAGAATTGCGTCACGAGCTTCGGATACCACCTCTtgcccggcaccggcgcgAGGAACCAGTTCAGGAAGCCCTGTCCTGCCTGCTTGGTGACCGGCTCCCAGCTCTTCCACCACGTCGCGCGGTCGCGTCGCACGCACaccacctcggcgtcggggtatatctcgagcagctcggcgacgaagcaATTGCCCGGCGCGTCGGTGATGGCTACGAACCCGGCGGTGGCTTCGCGGAGGAGCTTCAAGAGGCGCGGCCGatcgtggcgggcggcgaagaTGTCGGACCAGAGCTTGACGTATGCTGCGGTGAGGAATGCGCCTCAGCAAGGAGCTCAAGCTTGTCAATTGGCGCTTGGAGGCGGCTGATTACCGTCTTCTCGTCCGAGCAATTGGGAGCCGCCGTGCATCACCGGCCCGTCAAggagcttctccagcgccAGTGCCATCGAAAGGGTCCCGGTGCGCGAGTATCCCGCGCCGATGACTTTGAGCGACCGCGTCGGGTCCTGGGGCACGGATGGAACGCCACCCATTGTTGTGTCTGGGCTGTCTTGATTGAGTTGCACGAGCGCGGTCAAGAGGCGTACGAGGGAACGTAAAGTAGCATCTTGAGTCGACGCGGCTTGCAATGCTGGCTCTTTAATGAATTGCCATGGGCCGGCTGAGTCGTGCCTGTCAGCGCTAAATAAACTTGGGGGAGCCGCGCTGTCGAGTAGAGCGACCTTCGGCCTTCAATTCGGGATGAGACATTCTGGGACATGGCCGGCGACTTCGGCGTCACGGCATCCTCCAGACGACCATCGCGAGACGGCACCAGGTGTTTCACGTCTTTGTGTATTCGAAATTGTGAAATAACTTGCTCGTCACAGGTGAGAACCTTCCAATGTTGTGGCCTTTGATGGCTGCCGCAAAACCCCAAGCGGCCTGTTGTACTTGTTATTTGCAATGAGTAACCTCTCCACAACCCGCACTCCGTGGTGATACATGAAGTCCAAGAATAATGCAACGCAATGATACAAACAGCTGCTGGTCCCCGAAACACCAACCCGTCCACGAAGAAGACCTGGGACCAAACCCTCGCACACCTCGTTGCGCATATTAAGACAGTGTGCAAGTCTCTGCCACCAGACCTGCATTATGCCAGCGGTATAGTTGGCGCGCGAGTGCCCCGTTACCCAGCACAAGTAAAGACGCACCAAGTACATACGTCGCGTTAACCATAGCTGTTGGTGATGCGTGTCTCTACTTGATACATGGCCAGAGACTTTGCCTGCAGAAGCCTCTCATCCAGTAGCATGGTGGATTCACAGAAGCATGGGCGTAATTGGAGGCTTGCACGCCTCTTGCCGTCACGCAACAGCCGTTCCGTGGCCTGCAGGCCGTCTATAGCGGCGATGAGCCCTATTCGATCGTTGAGGGGCTCAGCATGTGGAATGGGAAAGTCGCCGATACAGATAGCTTGTTGAGAGATACGGCTCACAGACTGCTCGAGCGTGGTCCCGTCAAAGGTGAAGCAAGGCGACATTGTATGTAGTGTCT
This region includes:
- a CDS encoding uncharacterized protein (EggNog:ENOG503P58F~TransMembrane:1 (o6-24i)), whose product is MSTAGGYATALVAAASATLLLVAYRDYRAYIALGPHGLPDTLWGWYTQLKLSRYARKDTTVPAPYDIEAEKERYGPHATESFLQDSSSLRQLRRGVRPTIPGFVAPQRQLSALASPEMKEQMNDFLRALVAANPAVLQHELSVLEGLVPAVQLKSHLGVAARPVFLKATKGEMIHVHPPDGSTHLTLSLADSRSVIEQGWGQRHRLSGGLLGWGYTLVYAPRDEREFDVWKGLVWAAARYCCAGIQELKHP
- a CDS encoding uncharacterized protein (SECRETED:SignalP(1-20~SECRETED:cutsite=VLA-NN~SECRETED:prob=0.8950)~EggNog:ENOG503PU3J) — encoded protein: MKTAAYIGSLLLLGARHVLANNAIPGSAFTNNNGLAAAEAAAPMWYMASGTCMPSAAEDGQGHQTNGVDPDNCNIGKLGHGCPPQPQWQGANTFYGNVAGEPFGTIPTYWKVARCGGNWKIIYYVYFKKDTGHKSDWEGIVVTFRSNGGDQWIRDSVTMEQDGHHKTIGWGDINDTFDSTNDWQNFQQKNRDHGKFYFGKWHHSVHQDWHTNTFKNTCPPTSNDDFRNADYQFWARNNLRPVSVLNPGWKWGKATSPANIDICSY
- a CDS encoding uncharacterized protein (CAZy:AA3~COG:E~EggNog:ENOG503NVTR), with product MGVPDTQWDYVLVGGGLSATVLASSLVRLDASLKILIIEAGPSANDASDIVYASSTNLVGGSYDWKDKTVPQARLSGRSVDMPAGRALGGGTVINMCGWIRGDRTDYDLWGGAVRDPRWSYAGMLPYMKQTETLHSDAINTEQRGTAGPVHIQTVSGTNRTFPLRASVLKSWEEVGVPALPNLDGNTGSSLGVAELQENRQDGRREIASVVYPLDGVTVLTDTLVAKILINKEGGGLHATGVQLADRTQIQAREVIITAGATRTPQILMLSGIGPASELRKHGIDVALDSPDVGKNLCDHTLLATAWKLKDPSAGHALGSSNPLFQQEQFRWGQPIDFVVTTGVRDKAGLAKAIEADEGMAPDPATHPLLKQERAFNEHLMIYAGAPDGSAIGLLHVNLLPTARGTVTLASADINEAPRIDPNFLGTAVDRFVARDGVRQQIRLAGSSDTVLGREILSGEMGAPGFDDGVLTPESTDGFIDGRIAAGTGSCYHAMGTAAMGKVVDSNLRVEGVDRLRVVDASVFPVPITGHLQVAVYALALQAADIIHQDRQNKT
- a CDS encoding uncharacterized protein (EggNog:ENOG503P2EY~TransMembrane:1 (o235-253i)~COG:S); amino-acid sequence: MGGVPSVPQDPTRSLKVIGAGYSRTGTLSMALALEKLLDGPVMHGGSQLLGREDAYVKLWSDIFAARHDRPRLLKLLREATAGFVAITDAPGNCFVAELLEIYPDAEVVCVRRDRATWWKSWEPVTKQAGQGFLNWFLAPVPGKRWYPKLVTQFSEQQEEKWGPMTENRMDEHNDYVREVTPPPKFHMMELRDGWRPLCEVLNMDVPDEPFPRANDAEAVKGLEGQILVEAGSRWGVVLAIVGVVGYACWLAVKTK